CACTGGAGCTCCCTCGCATAGGCGCCCTGGCTGAGGGGCTCACCCCACAGCTCGAAGCGGCCATCCTCGCGGAAGAGTCCCGACTTGCCAGAGAGGGTGGCCCGCAGCAGGGGCACGCCCAGCTCGGGGGCCCGCAGGCGGATCTGGGCCGCGTGCAGGTCCGTGGCGATGCTGCGGTCGAACCAGCCGTCATTGGTGTGGTTGCTCAGCAGGTCGGCCCGGCCCAGGGCCAGCCCGCGGCGGGCCCGCTCGGGCATCAGGGCCTCGCTGCAGATGAGGGGGTGGACGCGCAGATCGCCTTGGGCGGAGGGCACTTCGAAGACGCAATCCTTCGTCAGGCGGCCGGCCTCCTGGGAGATGAAGCCCAGCCGGGGGTCCAGCCAGCGCCGGAAGGCCTCGGGCCCCGGCGTCCGCTCCCCGAAGGCCATGGGCTCGGTCTTGGCGAAAATGAAGGGGGGGCGACCCGGCGCCTCGCCCCGCACCAGGTTGTAGGGCCCGCCCTCCGTGCCGAAGAGCCAGGCCACGCCGCGGGAGGCCGCTTCCCGTTCCAGCCGCGGATCCGGGCGGCGGTCGTCCCGGCCCAGGATGGCGCTTTCGGGCCAGAGCAGCAGCGTGGGGCGGCCGGCCCGGGGCCAGCCCTGGGCCTTCAGAAGGGCATCGCTGCGCCGCCACATCTCGGCTTCCATTCCCAGCCAGCGCTGCCCGGGCGGGAAGTTGGGCTGGATCATGGCCACATCCACGGTCCGCGCCGGGTCCCGGGGAAGCAGGTACCAGACGCCGCCCGCCAGGGCGAAGAAGGCGAGGACCAGCCCCGGGCCGGCCATGGCCCGGCGGAGCGAGCCGCCTCCAGTCAGGGTGGCCGCCGCCCAGGCTCCCGCCCCCCAGGCCAGGGCGGACAGGCCCGAAGCGCCCAGGAAGGCCGCGCCGCGCGCAGTCCAGGGCAGGGAGCCGAAGGCCGCCCCCCAGGTCCAGGGATAGACATGGAATCCCCAGGTCTCCCAGCCCAGGAGGAGGAGGGCCGCGGAGCAGGTGGCGGCCCCGGGACCGAGGCGCCGGAACGCCGCACGGGAACCCACGGCCACCAGCCAGAGCCCCGTGGCTTCCCACAGGCTCAGCAACACGGTGCCCAGCAGGGCCAGCCCGAAGGGCAGCCCCCCCTTGCTGGCGAGGGTCTGGGGTACCCACACATAAAGGAGGAGGAGGCCGGCCAGCAGGGTCAGCCAGGTCCAGGCCGCGTGGCGCCCCTTGTACAGTCCGTCCAGCAGCAGCAGGGGAAAGAGCAGGGCCATGATCGGTTCCAGCCCGCCGCCGAGGGCGCCCGGGAACCGGAAGGCCAGCACGAAGACCCCGGAGAGGATGAGGGCGCTGAGGGGGCGGAGCAGGGGGGGGACCTTCAGCACCTGGACCTCCGGGCCACTTCATAGCAGGCGATGCCGGCGGCGACGGCGGCATTGAGGCTTTCC
The window above is part of the Geothrix sp. genome. Proteins encoded here:
- the lnt gene encoding apolipoprotein N-acyltransferase — encoded protein: MLKVPPLLRPLSALILSGVFVLAFRFPGALGGGLEPIMALLFPLLLLDGLYKGRHAAWTWLTLLAGLLLLYVWVPQTLASKGGLPFGLALLGTVLLSLWEATGLWLVAVGSRAAFRRLGPGAATCSAALLLLGWETWGFHVYPWTWGAAFGSLPWTARGAAFLGASGLSALAWGAGAWAAATLTGGGSLRRAMAGPGLVLAFFALAGGVWYLLPRDPARTVDVAMIQPNFPPGQRWLGMEAEMWRRSDALLKAQGWPRAGRPTLLLWPESAILGRDDRRPDPRLEREAASRGVAWLFGTEGGPYNLVRGEAPGRPPFIFAKTEPMAFGERTPGPEAFRRWLDPRLGFISQEAGRLTKDCVFEVPSAQGDLRVHPLICSEALMPERARRGLALGRADLLSNHTNDGWFDRSIATDLHAAQIRLRAPELGVPLLRATLSGKSGLFREDGRFELWGEPLSQGAYARELQWRPVRTPARSPWLVPVLMAGLALGTLLLGWKAQPRKA